The Malus sylvestris chromosome 12, drMalSylv7.2, whole genome shotgun sequence genome contains a region encoding:
- the LOC126594538 gene encoding reticulon-like protein B12 produces the protein MTSSERLFNRQRTLHEILGGGLVADVILWRQKNVTLGILLVTLTVWVVFEKSGYTLLSLGSSVLLLLMTTLFLWAKSAAILNRPTPPLPKLHLSEEMVNEMGSFIRIHVNVLLSAFQNISLGKDSRSFFKVAASLLVIYLVGGWTDFLTLSYTCLAVVLTVPALYERCEDYVDKYVMMGYLKLLQLYVKLDYEYVNRFQHEDLEKKKLS, from the exons ATGACTTCATCTGAAAGGTTGTTCAACAGGCAAAGAACACTTCATGAGATCCTTGGAGGAGGTCTTG TTGCAGATGTGATTCTGTGGAGGCAGAAAAATGTGACTTTGGGGATACTCCTAGTAACTTTAACTGTTTGGGTGGTGTTTGAGAAGTCTGGTTACACTCTGCTGTCACTTGGCTCAAGtgttctcctcctcctcatgaccactctctttctctgggcTAAATCCGCCGCCATTCTTAACCG ACCAACTCCTCCCCTGCCTAAATTGCATTTATCAGAAGAAATGGTAAACGAAATGGGATCTTTCATCCGCATTCATGTCAACGTTTTGCTCTCGGCTTTCCAAAACATTTCTCTGGGAAAGGACTCAAGGTCGTTCTTCAAAGTAGCTGCATCCCTCTTGGTGATTTACCTTGTTGGTGGCTGGACTGATTTTCTTACCTTGAGCTACACCT GTCTTGCGGTCGTTCTAACAGTTCCAGCGCTCTACGAGAGGTGTGAAGATTACGTGGACAAATATGTCATGATGGGGTACCTGAAATTGCTGCAGTTGTACGTTAAACTAGATTATGAGTATGTAAACAGATTTCAACACGAGgatttggagaagaagaaactaaGTTGA
- the LOC126593939 gene encoding ataxin-3 homolog isoform X2, translating into MEGASNGGMLYHEVQESKLCAVHCVNTVLQGPFFSEFDLAALASDLDRKERQMMLVEGGFHAGDFLSEESHNVSLDGDFSIQDHWFCIRKVSREWYNFDSLYAAPLHLSKFYLSAYLDTLKGSGWSIFLVRGNFPKECPISSSEASNGYGQWLSPEDAERITKSCNSTNAEAQGTDSNPQSSAQVLSNEEADLLSEMEDEDLKAAIAASLLDSTPSIARAQARNPQISSRNPQDSIDNPQNNTRNLQDITDNPQNSIGNPQDSNDNPQNNTRNLKDITDNPQNSIGNPQDSNDNPQNNTDLQDSTDNPQNSIGNPQNISGNPQISTGNPQNESAGSQEKID; encoded by the exons ATGGAAGGGGCGAGCAACGGAGGGATGTTGTACCACGAGGTACAAGAGTCGAAGCTCTGCGCGGTGCATTGCGTGAACACGGTGCTGCAGGGTCCCTTCTTCTCTGAATTCGATTTGGCGGCGCTCGCCTCCGATCTCGATCGGAAGGAGCGGCAGATGATGCTCGTCGAGGGCGGCTTCCACGCCGGTGATTTCCTCTCCGAGGAGTCACATAACGTCTCCTTGGACGGCGATTTCAGTATTCAG GACCATTGGTTTTGTATCCGGAAAGTGAGTAGAGAGTGGTATAATTTCGACAGTCTTTATGCGGCACCATTGCACCTCTCAAAGTTTTACCTTTCGGCCTATCTGGACACACTAAAAGGCTCTGGTTGGAGCATTTTCCTGGTGAGAGGAAACTTCCCAAAAGAGTGTCCCATCTCATCCTCTGAAGCTTCTAATGGTTATGGGCAGTGGCTTTCACCTGAAGATGCTGAGAGGATAACTAAATCCTGCAACTCCACAAATGCTGAAGCTCAGGGAACAGATTCGAATCCACAATCTTCGGCACAAGTTCTATCAAATGAGGAAGCAGATTTGCTTTCAGAAATGGAAGATGAGGACTTGAAAGCTGCTATAGCTGCCAGTCTTTTGGATTCTACTCCCTCCATTGCCCGTGCTCAAGCCAGAAACCCACAGATCAGCAGCAGAAACCCTCAGGACAGCATCGACAACCCTCAGAACAACACCAGAAACCTTCAAGACATCACTGACAATCCTCAGAACAGCATTGGAAACCCTCAGGACAGCAACGACAACCCTCAGAACAACACCAGAAACCTTAAAGACATCACTGACAATCCTCAGAACAGCATTGGAAACCCTCAGGACAGCAACGACAACCCTCAGAACAACACCGACCTTCAAGACAGCACTGACAATCCTCAGAACAGCATCGGAAACCCTCAGAACATTAGCGGCAACCCTCAGATCAGTACTGGCAACCCTCAGAACGAAAGTGCAGGCAGCCAAGAGAAAATTGattga
- the LOC126593939 gene encoding ataxin-3 homolog isoform X1, with the protein MEGASNGGMLYHEVQESKLCAVHCVNTVLQGPFFSEFDLAALASDLDRKERQMMLVEGGFHAGDFLSEESHNVSLDGDFSIQVLQKALEVWDLQVIPLDSPVAEPAQIDPELENAFICHLQDHWFCIRKVSREWYNFDSLYAAPLHLSKFYLSAYLDTLKGSGWSIFLVRGNFPKECPISSSEASNGYGQWLSPEDAERITKSCNSTNAEAQGTDSNPQSSAQVLSNEEADLLSEMEDEDLKAAIAASLLDSTPSIARAQARNPQISSRNPQDSIDNPQNNTRNLQDITDNPQNSIGNPQDSNDNPQNNTRNLKDITDNPQNSIGNPQDSNDNPQNNTDLQDSTDNPQNSIGNPQNISGNPQISTGNPQNESAGSQEKID; encoded by the exons ATGGAAGGGGCGAGCAACGGAGGGATGTTGTACCACGAGGTACAAGAGTCGAAGCTCTGCGCGGTGCATTGCGTGAACACGGTGCTGCAGGGTCCCTTCTTCTCTGAATTCGATTTGGCGGCGCTCGCCTCCGATCTCGATCGGAAGGAGCGGCAGATGATGCTCGTCGAGGGCGGCTTCCACGCCGGTGATTTCCTCTCCGAGGAGTCACATAACGTCTCCTTGGACGGCGATTTCAGTATTCAG GTCCTACAAAAGGCTTTAGAGGTTTGGGATCTGCAGGTCATCCCCCTTGATTCTCCTGTCGCTGAGCCCGCCCAGATTGATCCTGAGCTTGAAAATGCATTTATCTGTCATTTGCAGGACCATTGGTTTTGTATCCGGAAAGTGAGTAGAGAGTGGTATAATTTCGACAGTCTTTATGCGGCACCATTGCACCTCTCAAAGTTTTACCTTTCGGCCTATCTGGACACACTAAAAGGCTCTGGTTGGAGCATTTTCCTGGTGAGAGGAAACTTCCCAAAAGAGTGTCCCATCTCATCCTCTGAAGCTTCTAATGGTTATGGGCAGTGGCTTTCACCTGAAGATGCTGAGAGGATAACTAAATCCTGCAACTCCACAAATGCTGAAGCTCAGGGAACAGATTCGAATCCACAATCTTCGGCACAAGTTCTATCAAATGAGGAAGCAGATTTGCTTTCAGAAATGGAAGATGAGGACTTGAAAGCTGCTATAGCTGCCAGTCTTTTGGATTCTACTCCCTCCATTGCCCGTGCTCAAGCCAGAAACCCACAGATCAGCAGCAGAAACCCTCAGGACAGCATCGACAACCCTCAGAACAACACCAGAAACCTTCAAGACATCACTGACAATCCTCAGAACAGCATTGGAAACCCTCAGGACAGCAACGACAACCCTCAGAACAACACCAGAAACCTTAAAGACATCACTGACAATCCTCAGAACAGCATTGGAAACCCTCAGGACAGCAACGACAACCCTCAGAACAACACCGACCTTCAAGACAGCACTGACAATCCTCAGAACAGCATCGGAAACCCTCAGAACATTAGCGGCAACCCTCAGATCAGTACTGGCAACCCTCAGAACGAAAGTGCAGGCAGCCAAGAGAAAATTGattga
- the LOC126593939 gene encoding ataxin-3 homolog isoform X3, which translates to MAFTVSPSHESLVENVLPPGVLQKALEVWDLQVIPLDSPVAEPAQIDPELENAFICHLQDHWFCIRKVSREWYNFDSLYAAPLHLSKFYLSAYLDTLKGSGWSIFLVRGNFPKECPISSSEASNGYGQWLSPEDAERITKSCNSTNAEAQGTDSNPQSSAQVLSNEEADLLSEMEDEDLKAAIAASLLDSTPSIARAQARNPQISSRNPQDSIDNPQNNTRNLQDITDNPQNSIGNPQDSNDNPQNNTRNLKDITDNPQNSIGNPQDSNDNPQNNTDLQDSTDNPQNSIGNPQNISGNPQISTGNPQNESAGSQEKID; encoded by the exons ATGGCCTTTACCGTGTCTCCCAGTCACGAATCTCTGGTGGAAAATGTGCTTCCTCCAGGG GTCCTACAAAAGGCTTTAGAGGTTTGGGATCTGCAGGTCATCCCCCTTGATTCTCCTGTCGCTGAGCCCGCCCAGATTGATCCTGAGCTTGAAAATGCATTTATCTGTCATTTGCAGGACCATTGGTTTTGTATCCGGAAAGTGAGTAGAGAGTGGTATAATTTCGACAGTCTTTATGCGGCACCATTGCACCTCTCAAAGTTTTACCTTTCGGCCTATCTGGACACACTAAAAGGCTCTGGTTGGAGCATTTTCCTGGTGAGAGGAAACTTCCCAAAAGAGTGTCCCATCTCATCCTCTGAAGCTTCTAATGGTTATGGGCAGTGGCTTTCACCTGAAGATGCTGAGAGGATAACTAAATCCTGCAACTCCACAAATGCTGAAGCTCAGGGAACAGATTCGAATCCACAATCTTCGGCACAAGTTCTATCAAATGAGGAAGCAGATTTGCTTTCAGAAATGGAAGATGAGGACTTGAAAGCTGCTATAGCTGCCAGTCTTTTGGATTCTACTCCCTCCATTGCCCGTGCTCAAGCCAGAAACCCACAGATCAGCAGCAGAAACCCTCAGGACAGCATCGACAACCCTCAGAACAACACCAGAAACCTTCAAGACATCACTGACAATCCTCAGAACAGCATTGGAAACCCTCAGGACAGCAACGACAACCCTCAGAACAACACCAGAAACCTTAAAGACATCACTGACAATCCTCAGAACAGCATTGGAAACCCTCAGGACAGCAACGACAACCCTCAGAACAACACCGACCTTCAAGACAGCACTGACAATCCTCAGAACAGCATCGGAAACCCTCAGAACATTAGCGGCAACCCTCAGATCAGTACTGGCAACCCTCAGAACGAAAGTGCAGGCAGCCAAGAGAAAATTGattga
- the LOC126592895 gene encoding OVARIAN TUMOR DOMAIN-containing deubiquitinating enzyme 3-like: MAESVLEQLRNGTARFELASSPVLSISTSNSPSHQTAAFGDHSHRFFARIGPPLGRGSSAMKKVERFSVQKVTGDGRCLFRALVKGMALNKGVPLSPRQEKDDADELRMAVKEVICEDDEERLKYEPALVAITVDESLKRYCQRINRPDFWGGESELLVLSKLCGQPITVYIPEHEHTNGGRGSGFIPIAEYGSEFTKGSRNKKPRKVVRLLYSGRNHYDLLV, from the exons ATGGCGGAGTCAGTTCTCGAGCAGTTGAGGAATGGAACTGCTCGGTTCGAGCTCGCCTCCTCCCCCGTGCTTTCAATCTCAACTTCCAATTCTCCGTCGCACCAAACGGCGGCGTTCGGGGACCACAGCCACAGGTTCTTCGCTAGAATCGGACCGCCACT AGGCAGAGGATCGTCGGCGATGAAGAAAGTTGAACGCTTTTCGGTTCAGAAAGTTACCGGCGACGGGCGCTGTCTATTTCGTGCTCTG GTGAAAGGAATGGCGTTGAATAAAGGGGTTCCTCTTAGCCCAAGGCAAGAGAAAGATGATGCAG ACGAGCTACGGATGGCTGTGAAAGAGGTTATATGCGAAGATGACGAAGAGCGCCTTAAGTATGAACCTGCTCTGGTGGCAATCACTGTTGACGAGTCCTTAAAACG TTACTGCCAGCGCATCAATAGACCTGATTTCTGGGGAGGAGAGTCTGAGCTGCTG GTGCTGTCAAAGTTGTGTGGGCAGCCAATCACTGTTTACATACCAGAGCATGAG CATACAAATGGTGGACGGGGTTCTGGTTTCATTCCGATTGCAGAATATGGAAGCGAGTTTACAAAAGGTTCTAGAAACAAAAAGCCCAGAAAGGTTGTGAGGCTCCTCTACAGTGGCAGGAACCATTATGATCTGCTTGTATga
- the LOC126592894 gene encoding acetyl-coenzyme A carboxylase carboxyl transferase subunit alpha, chloroplastic-like, with protein sequence MASISHSPLAFAGTSTASDLFRSSSNGVSGVPLRALGKVRLGMRRNLVVAAKLRKVKKHEYPWPEDPDPNVKGGVLTHLSHFKPLKEKPKPVTLPFEKPLVDIEKKIIDVRKMANETGLDFSDQIISLENKYNQALKDLYTNLTPIQRVNIARHPNRPTFLDHVFSITDKFVELHGDRAGYDDPAIVTGIGTIDGRRYMFMGHQKGRNTKENIMRNFGMPTPHGYRKAMRMMYYADHHGFPIITFIDTPGAYADLKSEELGQGEAIAHNLRTMFGLKVPIVSIVIGEGGSGGALAIGCANKLLMLENAVFYVASPEACAAILWKSSKASPKAAEKLKITATELCKLQIADGIIPEPLGGAHADPAWTSQQIKNAINKEMDELHKLDTEALLKHRMMKFRKIGGFQEGIPIDPKKKKNMKPKEEPIHVKTPVADLEGEVEKVKQQILKAKESSNEPSLVPLTETIEKLRKEVDAEFSEAVKALGLKERFATLREEFAKVNAQNQLLHPALKAKLDKLREEFNKGLLTAPNYEDLKYKLDMLKELSKAYDLAQSNKKAAKLKQDVNQKFSEIMDREDVKEKVVALRVEVENSGVSKFDDLGDSLKEKIVELKKELEIEFIDVLKSLGLDVELKAKKPVEQTLPSEIKNKIEDLNAEINERIESVINSTDLKDKIELLKLEIAKAGKTPDSAAKTRIVALEQQIKQSLAAAVESSNLKEKHEKLKAEISQTVGSNGSLKKDDEDPYSFDASRAVGANRTFG encoded by the exons ATGGCTTCGATATCTCATTCTCCACTGGCGTTCGCCGGAACAAGCACCGCTTCGGATCTTTTCCGGAGCTCCAGTAATGGTGTCAGCGGTGTTCCGTTGAGAGCCCTAGGGAAGGTAAGGTTGGGCATGAGGAGGAACCTTGTGGTGGCCGCCAAGCTCAGGAAGGTTAAGAAGCATGAGTACCCCTGGCCCGAGGATCCGGATCCCAATGTCAAAGGTGGAGTGCTCACTCATCTCTCTCACTTCAAACCATTGAAGGAGAAGCCCAAGCCGGTTACTTTGCCGTTTGAAAAGCCGCTTGTTGATATCGAAAAGAAGATCATTGAT GTGCGGAAGATGGCAAACGAAACTGGGCTGGACTTCAGTGATCAAATTATTTCATTGGAGAATAAATACAACCAG GCTTTAAAGGATTTATATACGAATCTCACTCCTATACAACGTGTGAATATTGCACGACATCCTAACAGGCCAACTTTCCTTGACCATGTGTTTAGCATTACTGATAAG TTTGTGGAGCTTCATGGAGACCGAGCAGGGTACGATGATCCTGCTATTGTCACTGGTATAGGAACTATAGATGGTAGAAGGTATATGTTCATGGGTCACCAGAAGGGTAGAAATACGAAGGAGAACATTATGCGTAACTTTGGGATGCCTACTCCTCACGG TTACCGGAAAGCTATGCGCATGATGTATTATGCAGATCACCATGGTTTCCCAATTATTACTTTCATCGATACCCCTGGTGCATATGCAGACCTTAAATCTGAGGAACTGGGCCAA GGTGAAGCCATAGCTCACAACTTGCGGACTATGTTTGGTCTGAAAGTACCTATTGTCTCTATTGTCATTGGAGAAGGTGGCTCTGGTGGTGCCCTTGCCATTGGCTGTGCTAATAAATTGTTAATGCTTGAAAATGCAGTCTTCTATGTTGCCAG tCCAGAAGCTTGTGCAGCAATCTTGTGGAAGAGTTCTAAAGCTTCTCCAAAG GCTGCTGAGAAGTTGAAAATTACTGCAACTGAGTTGTGCAAGCTGCAAATTGCAGATGGCATCATCCCT GAGCCGCTTGGTGGCGCACATGCGGATCCTGCTTGGACCTCTCAACAGATAAAAAatgcaattaacaaagaaatggAT GAGCTCCATAAGTTGGACACAGAAGCATTATTAAAGCATCGCATGATGAAGTTCCGGAAAATTGGAGGGTTCCAAGAAGGAATTCCTATAGatccaaagaagaaaaagaacatGAAACCAAAAGAAGAGCCTATCCATGTGAAGACTCCGGTTGCGGATTTGGAGGGTGAGGTTGAAAAGGTAAAACAGCAAATTTTGAAAGCCAAGGAATCTTCTAATGAGCCTTCATTGGTGCCACTGACTGAGACGATAGAAAAACTGAGAAAGGAGGTGGATGCTGAATTTTCTGAGGCAGTTAAAGCCTTGGGCTTGAAAGAGAGGTTTGCGACATTGCGAGAAGAATTTGCAAAAGTAAATGCACAGAACCAACTCCTGCATCCAGCTCTAAAAGCGAAGCTTGATAAGCTTAGGGAGGAATTCAACAAGGGGCTGCTCACAGCTCCTAATTATGAAGACCTAAAATATAAACTCGACATGTTGAAGGAATTATCTAAAGCATATGATCTTGCACAGAGCAACAAGAAGGCTGCAAAACTGAAGCAGGACGTTAACCAGAAATTCAGCGAGATCATGGATCGGGAAGATGTTAAGGAGAAGGTTGTGGCACTTAGGGTTGAGGTTGAAAACTCTGGGGTGTCTAAATTTGATGATTTGGGTGACAGCCTGAAGGAGAAAATCGTGGAATTGAAGAAAGAGTTGGAAATTGAATTTATTGATGTCCTCAAGTCATTGGGTTTGGATGTTGAATTAAAAGCAAAAAAGCCAGTTGAGCAGACTTTGCCCTCAGAAATTAAGAACAAGATCGAAGATTTGAATGCAGAAATTAATGAGAGGATTGAAAGTGTAATCAATTCGACAGACCTGAAGGACAAGATTGAGCTACTGAAGTTGGAGATAGCAAAGGCAGGGAAGACACCTGATTCAGCAGCCAAAACTAGAATTGTGGCATTGGagcaacaaatcaaacaaaGCTTAGCAGCAGCCGTGGAATCTTCAAATTTAAAAGAGAAGCATGAGAAGTTGAAAGCTGAGATTTCCCAAACCGTTGGATCGAATGGAAGTCTGAAGAAGGATGATGAAGATCCTTACTCCTTTGATGCATCTAGAGCAGTGGGTGCAAATCGCACCTTCGGTTAA